In the genome of Romeriopsis navalis LEGE 11480, one region contains:
- a CDS encoding YqaE/Pmp3 family membrane protein, with translation MDLVRIICAVFLPPLGVFLQVGLRGPFWINLILTFLGYIPGIVHAIWIIAKED, from the coding sequence ATGGATTTAGTACGAATTATCTGTGCGGTCTTCCTGCCACCGCTCGGTGTTTTTCTACAAGTCGGGTTACGCGGCCCCTTTTGGATCAACTTGATTTTGACTTTCCTGGGATATATTCCGGGGATCGTGCATGCAATTTGGATTATTGCCAAAGAAGACTAA
- a CDS encoding cytochrome c3 family protein — protein MAFKFSKTLNLRTVVISLCLVLIVGLGSAFAIEGDHRTIFLPGPTSNEHQLFEASCESCHDGFKPVSNDTCNRCHQAELKEDIHGKKKFLDPRWAEYRERMDVLTCTACHNEHVHIFSRGVHLQADLCMTCHEGVIKGEMKSHDGFAPDGCWTAGCHNFHDHRAISTGFLRDGMGQPAMLPKPELLPLKIEATEGTVPDPNL, from the coding sequence ATGGCTTTCAAATTCAGCAAAACTCTCAATTTGCGCACAGTTGTAATTAGTCTTTGCTTAGTCCTGATTGTGGGGTTGGGTTCAGCCTTCGCGATCGAAGGTGATCACCGTACGATCTTTTTGCCCGGCCCCACATCCAATGAGCATCAACTGTTTGAGGCTTCCTGTGAATCTTGTCATGATGGATTTAAGCCAGTCAGTAATGACACCTGCAATCGTTGTCATCAAGCGGAGCTAAAAGAGGATATCCACGGGAAGAAGAAATTCCTTGATCCCCGTTGGGCCGAATATCGTGAACGGATGGATGTGCTCACCTGTACCGCTTGTCACAACGAGCATGTACACATTTTTAGTCGAGGTGTGCATTTGCAAGCCGATCTTTGTATGACCTGTCACGAAGGTGTGATTAAGGGTGAAATGAAGAGCCATGATGGGTTTGCTCCGGATGGTTGTTGGACTGCCGGATGTCATAACTTTCATGATCACCGCGCGATTTCGACGGGATTTCTGCGGGATGGGATGGGCCAACCCGCGATGCTACCCAAACCGGAGTTATTGCCACTCAAAATCGAAGCGACAGAAGGGACTGTGCCTGATCCCAACCT
- a CDS encoding globin family protein — MSLQVELLEQSFEKVKPQAEAFAASFYDTLFTDAPAAKPLFAHVSIEEQAGKLLKSLVFVVNNLRNSEALVGALEGLGARHVKYGALPEHYPLVGAALLKTFESYLGADWTPDVKQAWVDAYGVITEVMLKGADYSEAEVALPEEEAPGLPVELLEQSFEKIKPQASEFAASFYDTLFTDSPAAKPLFAHVSLEQQASKLVKSLVFVVENLRNSEALVGALEGLGARHVKYGALPEHYPLVGSALLKTFESYLGADWTPDVKQAWVDAYGVITEVMLKGADYSAAEVALPAESPISKEIAPKGILGVFANLFGGK, encoded by the coding sequence ATGTCCCTGCAAGTTGAACTGCTAGAGCAGAGTTTCGAGAAAGTAAAGCCCCAAGCAGAAGCGTTTGCGGCTAGTTTCTATGACACCTTGTTTACAGATGCGCCAGCCGCGAAGCCGTTGTTTGCTCATGTAAGTATTGAGGAACAAGCGGGTAAGTTGCTCAAGTCCTTGGTGTTTGTGGTTAATAACTTGCGCAACTCGGAAGCCCTTGTCGGCGCACTAGAGGGTTTGGGGGCGCGGCATGTTAAATATGGCGCATTGCCAGAGCATTATCCGCTAGTGGGTGCCGCACTGTTGAAAACATTTGAGTCTTATCTGGGGGCAGATTGGACGCCAGACGTAAAGCAGGCTTGGGTTGACGCTTATGGTGTGATCACTGAAGTGATGCTGAAAGGGGCAGATTATTCTGAGGCGGAGGTGGCCTTGCCAGAGGAAGAGGCACCTGGCTTGCCAGTGGAGCTGCTAGAACAGAGTTTTGAAAAGATCAAGCCCCAGGCGAGTGAGTTTGCGGCCAGCTTCTATGACACGTTATTTACTGATTCGCCAGCGGCCAAACCGTTGTTCGCCCATGTCAGTCTGGAGCAGCAGGCCAGCAAGTTGGTGAAGTCCTTGGTGTTTGTGGTCGAAAACTTGCGTAATTCCGAGGCCCTTGTGGGTGCACTAGAGGGTTTGGGCGCCCGGCATGTGAAATACGGCGCGTTGCCAGAGCATTATCCATTGGTCGGGTCAGCGTTATTAAAAACCTTTGAGTCTTATTTAGGGGCAGATTGGACGCCGGACGTGAAGCAGGCTTGGGTGGATGCCTATGGGGTAATCACTGAAGTGATGCTGAAAGGGGCAGATTATTCTGCGGCGGAAGTGGCGCTGCCTGCCGAATCGCCGATTAGTAAAGAGATTGCGCCGAAGGGGATTCTCGGTGTGTTTGCCAACTTGTTTGGTGGCAAATAA